A window from Citrus sinensis cultivar Valencia sweet orange chromosome 3, DVS_A1.0, whole genome shotgun sequence encodes these proteins:
- the LOC102621674 gene encoding iron-sulfur cluster assembly protein 1-like encodes MLRFASKRLLGQATAAAAEPVSRPVLVAMPRFYHENVIDHYNNPRNVGSFDKSDPTVGTGLVGAPACGDVMKLQIKVDEKSGQIVDACFKTFGCGSAIASSSVATEWVKGKQMEEVLSIKNTEIAKHLSLPPVKLHCSMLAEDAIKAAVKDYEAKHTKSSAASEAAPAEKAADA; translated from the exons atgttgcgATTCGCTTCGAAGAGGCTGTTAGGGCAAGCCACGGCAGCAGCGGCTGAGCCGGTATCACGACCCGTTCTGGTGGCGATGCCGCGATTCTACCACGAGAACGTCATCGACCACTACAATAACCCGCGAAACGTCGGGTCCTTCGACAAGAGCGATCCCACGGTCGGTACCGGTCTCGTCGGCGCGCCGGCTTGTGGCGATGTGATGAAGCTGCAGATTAAGGTCGATGAAAAGAGTGGTCAGATCGTCGACGCCTGCTTCAAGACCTTCGGTTGTGGCTCTGCCATCGCTTCATCATCTGTTG CCACAGAATGGGTGAAAGGGAAGCAGATGGAGGAAGTTTTGTCCATTAAGAACAC GGAAATTGCAAAACATCTTTCTCTACCACCGGTTAAGCTGCATTGTAGCATGCTTGCTGAAGATGCTATCAAGGCTGCTGTAAAAGATTACGAAGCTAAACATACCAAATCAAGTGCCGCCTCAGAGGCAGCTCCTGCAGAGAAGGCTGCCGATGCTTGA
- the LOC102622264 gene encoding probable boron transporter 2, which yields MEETFVPFRGIKNDLNGRLKCYKQDWTGGFRAGFRILAPTTYIFFASAIPVISFGEQLERNTNGALTAVQTLASTALCGIIHSIVGGQPLLILGVAEPTVLMYTFMFNFAKDRKDLGEKLFLAWTGWVCAWTALLLFLLSILGACSIINRFTRIAGELFGLLIAMLFMQQAIRGVVEEFGIPERENPNQMSLQPSWRFGNGMFALVLSFGLLYTGLRSRKARSWRYGSGSLRGFIADYGVPLMVLVWTAVSYIPVNNVPRGIPRRLFSPNPWSPGAYSNWTIVKEMLDVPPLYIVGAFIPATMIAVLYYFDHSVASQLAQQKEFNLKKPPSYHYDLLLLGFLTILCGLIGIPPSNGVIPQSPMHTKSLATLKHQLLRNKLVSTARKSLQRNSNLSQLYRNMQEAYNEMQTPLVYQMPPALGLKEMKESTIELASSSGYIDAPVDETVFDVDKDIDDLLPVEVKEQRLSNLLQALMVGGCVAAMPLLKKIPTSVLWGYFAFMAIENLPGNQFWERILLLFTAPSRRYKVLEENHATFIETVPFKSIAAFTLFQTVYLLLCFGITWIPIAGVLFPLLIMLLVPVRQYLLPKFFKAVHLQDLDAAEYEEAPAISYNMTFEERAIDIDGGEILDEMITRSRGEIRHSQSPKITSSTPTSLEDKRSPHSPSMQRAYSPRVRELRVERSPSLSGKGLEVKKIPSPGPSNLGQSSNGSSPC from the exons atGGAAGAAACATTTGTTCCCTTCCGTGGAATTAAGAATGATCTCAATGGAAGACTTAAGTGCTACAAGCAAGATTGGACTGGTGGTTTCCGAGCTGGATTCAG GATCCTTGCTCCAACAACATATATATTCTTTGCTTCTGCTATTCCAGTTATATCCTTCGGGGAGCAGCTTGAAAGAAATACAA ATGGAGCTTTGACTGCTGTGCAAACTCTTGCATCAACGGCACTTTGTGGTATCATCCATTCAATTGTTGGAGGACAGCCCCTTCTCATACTCGGTGTGGCTGAGCCAACTGTGTTGATGTATACATTTATGTTCAACTTTGCAAAAGATCGGAAAGATTTAGGCGAGAAACTATTCTTAGCTTGGACAGGATG GGTCTGTGCCTGGACGGCCTTATTGCTTTTCTTGCTGTCCATTTTGGGTGCATGCTCCATTATTAATCGGTTTACTCGCATTGCTGGTGAATTGTTTGGTCTGCTGATTGCAATGCTTTTCATGCAGCAGGCCATACGG GGAGTTGTGGAGGAGTTTGGCATACCAGAGAGAGAAAATCCTAATCAGATGTCATTGCAACCTTCTTGGCGTTTTGGCAATGGAATGTTTGCATTGGTTCTTTCCTTTGGCCTTCTTTATACTGGACTAAGGAGCCGAAAAGCTAGATCCTGGCGTTATGGATCAG GTTCACTACGAGGATTTATAGCAGATTACGGAGTCCCACTAATGGTGCTTGTATGGACTGCTGTATCATACATTCCTGTAAATAATGTTCCAAGAGGGATTCCCAGGCGACTTTTCAGTCCAAATCCATGGTCTCCTGGTGCATATTCAAATTGGACCATTGTCAAG GAAATGTTGGATGTTCCTCCTTTATATATAGTTGGAGCATTTATTCCAGCAACTATGATTGCTGTTCTTTACTACTTTGATCACAGTGTAGCATCTCAACTTGCCCAACAGAAGGAGTTCAATCTGAAGAAACCACCTTCATATCACTATGACCTTCTTCTTCTGGGATTCTTG ACAATATTATGCGGTCTTATTGGCATTCCTCCATCCAATGGTGTAATTCCACAATCCCCAATGCATACAAAAAGCTTGGCTACCCTGAAACATCAG CTTTTGCGGAATAAGCTTGTATCAACAGCACGGAAAAGCTTACAGAGAAATTCAAATCTGAGTCAATTGTACAGGAACATGCAAGAGGCATACAATGAAATGCAGACGCCCCTTGTCTATCAAATGCCTCCTGCTCTG GGACTGAAAGAGATGAAAGAATCCACAATCGAACTGGCCTCCAGTTCTGGCTATATTGATGCACCTGTTGATGAGACTGTTTTTGATGTGGATAAGGATATTGATGATCTTTTACCTGTTGAAGTCAAGGAACAACGTCTCAGCAATCTGCTGCAGGCATTGATGGTTGGCGGTTGTGTTGCTGCTATGCCTCTCCTGAAGAAGATCCCTACTTCTGTTCTTTGGGGCTACTTTGCCTTCATGGCCATTGAGAACTTGCCTGGAAATCAATTTTGGGAGAGGATATTATTGCTTTTCACTGCTCCAAGCCGCAGATACAA GGTTTTGGAGGAGAATCATGCAACATTCATTGAGACTGTTCCCTTCAAATCAATTGCTGCCTTTACTTTGTTCCAGACAGTCTACCTGCTTCTTTGCTTTGGCATAACATGGATTCCAATAGCTGGTGTCCTTTTCCCACTGTTGATCATGCTTCTTGTCCCTGTGCGGCAATATTTGCTCCCAAAGTTTTTCAAAGCCGTTCATCTTCAAGATTTGGATGCTGCAGAATATGAGGAAGCTCCTGCCATTTCTTACAATATGACATTTGAA GAAAGAGCCATCGACATTGATGGAGGGGAAATTCTAGATGAAATGATCACACGAAGCCGTGGTGAGATTCGCCACTCACAGAGTCCTAAAATTACTAGTTCAACTCCAACTTCACTTGAGGATAAAAGATCTCCTCACAGTCCATCGATGCAAAGGGCATATAGTCCCCGTGTTAGAGAACTGAGGGTGGAAAGAAGCCCCAGCTTGAGCGGAAAAGGGTTAGAAGTAAAGAAAATTCCCAGTCCCGGGCCATCTAACCTTGGACAAAGCAGTAACGGTTCATCTCCATGCTAA